One Perognathus longimembris pacificus isolate PPM17 chromosome 13, ASM2315922v1, whole genome shotgun sequence genomic window, gaacttgtGAGCTTCCtgtatcagctaggattacaggcatgagccatcatgccaAGCTCATTCTTTAGGGATCCTTTAGATCCTCAAAGTTATATCTCAAATCTAAATGTCCCCAGAACCAAAGACTTACATATTTTGTCTACACTCTCCACTAGGATGTGTCATAAATACTTTAAATTCAACATGTTATCTAGGGATGTAGCTAAggggtagaatacttgcctagcatgtgcaagattctggatttgattcccagcaTTATACACATattcacccccccaaaaaaaaaaacccaaaacctaacTCCCGCTTTCAGCCTCCCTTTCCTACAGCCCACCACATTAGTTCAGATTCTGACTTCCACTCATCAGTCCAAAACCTATGAAATTAACCTGGGCTCCTGTCAAGATCTGTGGCTAGAGAACATCTAGCCACTTCTTCCACACACATACCCTTTGGTCcattgtgtggcttgaactcagggcctgagctcttttgctcaaggctgatgctctgccacttgagctacagagccatttcttgttttctggtgattaattggagatgagagtctcatggactttcctgcctgggctttgaactgtgatcctcagatttcagcttcctgagtagctaggattacaggcgtgagccaccaatgcccggctCTTGCCACTTCTTAATGGCTAAATTTCCCGCTACCTCTGGtccagattacttttttttttttttttttttgccagtcctgggccttggactcagggcctgagcactgtccctggcttctttttgctcaaggctagcactctgccacttgagccacagcgccacttctggccattttctatatatgtggtgctgaggaattgaacccagggcttcatgtataggaggcaagcactcttgccactaggccatattcccagccccccagattaCTTTTATCtcttaccaggctggcttcaacagcCTTCTTAGTGGCTTCACTACCTGTCTTCCCTCAACTTCACCCACTGTTCCCCAGCCACAGCTGAAGCTAAGCTAAGTTCAATGATTTCATTGCTGAAAGCCTTTCAGTATTTTCCTCTCTCACATAGAAtaaaaatccagattttttttgtactggtcctggggcttgatctcagggccggcctaggtgatgtccctgagctttttttttttttttttttttcttcttcctcaaggatagtgccctgccacttgagccacggctccatttctgactttctgctggttaattggagataagagtttcatggactttgcttcctggtctggcttcaaaccacaatcctcagatctcagcctcctgggtagctaggatcgtAGGTGTGAGCTCCTGGCCAGACTTCTTATCATGGTCTGTAGGACTCTAAGGGTGGTCTGCTTCCTGTTTGCCCTCTGGCCTCATCCCTCACTGCCCTCCCCTCATCCCTGGTACACCAGCTTCCATGCTGTTCCTGGAACAGTCTGAAAATGCTGCTGCCACAAGGGACTTTCTACTTGTCATTGcttctttaaaaacattcttttttgtcacttctggggcttgaactcagggcttgagcactgttcctggtttctttttgctcaaggctagcactctactcacttgagccacagcaccacttctggctttttctgtgtatgtggtactgaggaatcgaacccagggcttcatgcatgctaggcaagcactctaccactaagccaaactccCAGCCCTTGTCATTGCTTCTGTCTGGGAAATTGGCACGGGTGTAAGCcttgcccccttccttcctttatgtcTCTGCTCAAAGATGTCACTTTACTAGAAGCCTTTCTTGCTCAGTCCCCCTAATCTAGCATCTTTGACTCCTTGACCTAGTTCACTCAGGTCCTCTCTGACTCCTTGGCCTAGTTTTGTTTACCACTGACCGTCTACTTGACAAGACTAATTTCCATATTTATATGTTTTCATAAATAATAATACTCCATGGAAACCCTTTGtaacatagtaggtgctcagcaGCTGGGCAAGGGAGATGATATTGAAGAGCCTGCTGTGTACAGCCCCTGGTCTCTCTACTTACTTCTGTATGCTTTGGGTACCCTCACAGCCTTTCTGAGCTGCAGTTTCCCTCTCTCTAAAATCTACAAGGGAGTTTTAAAAGAATGATTACAATACCTGAGACAtggtcaattttaaataaaatagctaTTAAAAAGGCCTTAATCCCCTCTCTAGGCCTGTTTCCAGGAATGAATATATAGTGCTGTCTCTGTCAATCCCAGATGGACAGCTGATAATAGCACACAAAGATAATTCCATATAAGGCATTACTGATTCCATTCTCCACACTGTGCCCTGATCCAAAGTCTCCTAAGCATTGTTCCAAAGCTCTTCAGATGGTGATCATGTCTGAGCATGTCCTGCAAGTTGAGactctccagccctgctttggaTTCGGGTAGCCCCCATGGGGGAAGCAGAAGGGCTGGCTGGGCATGTGTAGGTCTGCCTGAACCTTATGAGCCACAACCTCATGGACCATCCTCTGTGTTTGAGATGTGGCCAACCATAGGCAGGCTAGGCTATAGCAGGCACTTCAAGCAAGTTTTCCCTAGGTGGTCAGGAAAGGTGACTAGAGAGAGGTGCTCCTGTGTACCACCAGAGGGCACCATAGGCTGCTGAGCTCGGGCGAAGACCGTTAAGGCAGGAAAGGGGAAGGTGTGTGGTCTGACCTGCCTACTGTCTTGCTGGGGCCTGTCAGCCAAAGCAGGACCACATTAAGGGACTGGAGGTCAGGGTTCCAGGCTCAATGTTATTTATTATAAGCATTAGTGAACCTCTTGCTCTGTGATCTCGGCCAGTCCTGCCTTCATATGCCCAGCCTGAGGTGGGGGTGTATCTTCGCCTCTTAGGTCATTTGCCTATGTCTGGCTCTGTGCCAGGCAATGAAGGGTTTGCCACACCACAGGCCAGAGACGATATGGCAGCTAACAGAAGGATGGTGTTCAGGTCCTTGTCCCAGAGACTACTGTTCACCTAGGCAATCTTCAGCTAGAGCCCGCTGGTAAGCTGGAGGGCCCGCACCATGGGACCTCCATATTCAGCATTCCAAATGTTCCTCCAGAGCAAAGCCAAGGTGAGCCGAGCAGCAATTGGGTCTCCACTGTATTCCAGAGTTCTCAGAGGCTAGCAGGTCTGTCAAGGACAGGATGGCCCTGGCAGTGGCTCAAAGGGGATAGAAGTACCAGAGGCTATAGAAGAAGGGTAGAAAAGGGAAACATTAGAGAAAAAGAGTCATCTCCGTCCCTTGATGTGACTTCACCAGCCCCAATTATTGCCATTGCCCATAGTGCTTGACAGACCTCTCAGGACTAAAGAGAGAGTCCCTTGAACTCTGTATGATCCCTTCCCTCACCATTAGCTCTGAGATAAGAATTATTAAAGcctagctgggtgcaggtggctcattcctataatcttatctacccaggaggctgagatttgaggatcttggttcaaagccagcctgagcagcaaagtccatgagactgttatctccaattaaccaccagaaaaccagaagggactCTGTGGCTCGAGgcatagagcgctagccttgagctgaagagctcagggacagcatccaggccccagagttcaagccccacaactgacagaaagaaagaattaaagccTTAGTCAAGCATCTTGGAGAACTTTCTTGCCTGCTTCACAAGACTTTCCCTGCCCAACCAGATTGTGTCCATTTCTCCTTCAGGTCAGGGCAACACTCTCCCAGGCCTGCAGAGCGACAGTGCCTGGCAAAGGCTGCTCCTGACCTGGCCTGACCTGCACTGGAAGCGGGCGTCTTCAGGGTGGGCCTTCAGCACTTGGTGCACCTCTGGGGGAGGCTCCAAACCCAATTGCTCTGCCCGGTGCCACCGCTGCAGCCGTGTGATCCCTGCCAGGGTGGGAAGAAGAGCCGGGCTTGTGAGGGGTAGGGAAGAGTCCAGGCTAGAGGATgtagggtgtgtatgtgtgtgtgtgggggggggggggtgtctcaagAGCTTCCACATCCAGTCTCAGGAGACAGCGTCCCAACCAGGCAGGCACTTGGGTCACTTCTGAGACATGCCGGTGACAGAATTGGCTGAGAGCTGCACTCGGCGGGCAGGAGGAGGCTGGGTACTGTCCTCACCTGTGCAAGGCCCGTACTGCCAGGCCAGGTCAAACTGCCGCAGCAGCTCCAGGGCCACTTCCTCCTcgctggggggctggggctccTCCCCTGCGAAGACAACTGCTCCTCAGGCCTGCCCTCGCCTTTGCCCTGCCCAGGCCTCACCCACGGCGCCAGTTTCCTGGCCTGACTCCccgcccctttgcctctgccacCCGGCAGCCAGACCGGAGGTCAGACATAGAGAACATTCTAGGTTccctttccccccgcccccctcccaccccccgtcCTCTTGTGTCCGCTCCTCCTGCCGCCCCCAATCTTCAGAAACCTAGCTCTGGTGCCAGCTCCTCCTTGTGCCCAGCAGGTCCCTCCCTGTTCTTCACAACTGGGTAGGAGTCAGTGATGAGCCGCTTCCGGCCCATGGCGGCCACCCAGGCAGGCAGAGGAGGCGACTGCGTTGAAGAAGAGATAGGCCAACGGGTGCGTGAGAGACAGCTGctgtgagagagtgagagaaagacgggccagagagagagaagggccaGTGACCCGGCAGACAAGCTGACCCAGACAAGCCCAGAGAGGAAGTCGCTTAGTTCCAGGGAATGACGtgtggcccccgccccccgcccccacaaacACGCAACCTCAGAGGCCTAAGCGAATGGCAAGCCGCCTCTGTGAGGCGGGCCCTGATTTTAGCCAATGGCGAGCGGCAtagggcggggggggcggggcagctgCTGCAGCTGTGTTCTGAGAGCGGAGAGGTTAggtccggggaggggggcggggacctGTCAAAATGCCCCAGACTTCAccacctcctcctgcccctcattGGTCTGCGTGGGTCCCCTGGGATGCACAAAGCGTTATCCTCAGCCTCTCActtcccatttttccttcctaggcAAATGTTCTTTTCAGCCTCACTAATCCCCGTGGCGAGTTTGTAAGTCCCCTGAGCCCAGCTGGAACCGTCCACTTCGGCCCCTTGGCTGCCACACTGTGGGGGCAGATTCGAGGTCCAAAGAGTTTAGGCTAATCCAGCCCCCTTccctgctcccaccccaccccagccagccccAGGAGACCTGGCTGGAGAAGCCAGTGGGTTCCAAAGACTTCTTTCTCACAGTCTGCACCTAGTGACACCGCCTGCCCACTGCTGGTTCAGGCAGATGAGTGGCCTGTCGGCTCTCCTGGAGCCCCACAGCTTTCCTTTGACCACTCTACTAGTCAGAAAGATTTCATACCACACAGGAAGTCAGAGAAATCTAGTTCCCACTCACCATGTGTTTGGATCCCTAGTTCTTTGTTGACAAATTCACCCCATATTTACCCAGTGCATATGAGCTGAAAAACAGTATCTGTAAGCCTCTCATGTTGTGTTCATGTGCCAAATACTGTTCTAAGCATTTTCCCACTTAAAATGGATGTCAAAAGGCTTTTGAAAGTAGTCGATGTGATATAGATAACATCACTGCTGTTAGTAACGGGCCTTGGGGAGCCTCAGTCAAACCAAAGACCTTTCCTGTGCCCCGGggcacatgggggtgggggagatgcaAAGTCGTCAGTGCCAAGGCTGTAATTCCTAAGAGGAGAGGTCTTCACTGAAACCACACGGAGATTAGTGCCGGAAGGCCTCCTGGAGGAGGTAGGCTGCTGTAAACACTGTCTCTCAATTCTCCACCCGCGACCTTTGTCCCCGGCTCCTGTCCTCGCTGACTCACCCTACTACCACCTCCCCCTCACCAACTTCCTGGCAGCAGGCTAAAGTGCTGGCCAGTGGGAGTCTGGGAACCAGCACTGGGACAGGCCCAGCACCAATCTCTGGAGGTCCCCTCCGGTCCTTCCTTCCAGGGTGTGAGGGCAGCCAATGCCTTTGTGAAGacctctgccttcctcctttcctgtgtCTCTGAGATCGGTGGGAGGAAGAGGGCCAGGACCCTGGCACATGTGGAGAACTCTCTGGAGAGACCACCTGAGGTTGTAGCCAGGTTTTCAGGGTCCTCCTCCTGCCTGCCTCTGTCCATCCATTTCCATGAGGatggctgaggaggaggaggagggaactgTGGGTGCACTGCACAGAGCTGGAGGGCCCCTCCCTGCCTCATTGTTCAGACGAGGCCAAGTCTCATCCTCCCCTCCATCTGCCTTATAAACGGAGTGGGCCCCATATCCATGGTGAAGGGACCCTGCTGACTTGgtagggggtgaggggtgggggtggcagagAGGTCAGCTTGGGAAGAACAGTTAGGTATTAGGTCCAGTCAGATAGGGTGGAAGTATTGTGCCCAGGTTCTGTATGACTGGCCACCTCTCCCTGGAGACCCTCAGAAAGGGCTCTTGGCCTATAACAAAGGTGTGCAGCACCTATTTTCTCAGTCCACAAAGTCCAGAGGGAGGAGAGAACCCTGGGTGGGGCAGACCCCTCCTCATTCCTGGTGCCTCCCACCCCTGAAAGCTGATAGCCGTGGGGCCGGCCACCGCCCAGGGAGCGTGAAATGGGGTGTGCCTCTGGGCAGCCCCAGCAGCTCCCACTGCTGCCTGGGCCTATTCCCTTTCTCCTTTGGCAGTTTCTGCCACCCTGACCTGTTCTATGGATGCTGGTTGGGCCATTTCTAGCTGGTCCCCCCTGTTCTGCCTGGCTAAGGCCCAGCTAGACTCTTCCATTGGGCCTGCAAGATGTCTCCTGAGGTTCTCAGCTACTCTCAGGCCTCTGAAAGAGAACCAGTGGGCAGTCCAAGTGCAGGAGCCTTTGGAGTGGCCTTATGGCTGGGGTGGAGGGAGCTCCCAGGCAGCAGGTGTACCTCTAACCACAATGGGCCCCAGTGGAAGATTTGGAAGAACGGTCCCTGACCTGCTAGTGTCCTTCCTTCTCTTGGCATCTGGTTCCCTAAGGACCACTAGCAATTAGACAGGCCCCCCCAGTCCGCCAGCCTTCtggttttttcctccttttcccccaAACTGTGTCCATTTTctattcccttccttcctagAATTCCTTCCTCAGGCTTCTTTCTGAGCACATCCCCCAAACTACTCTCCTGGCGTGTCACAGTTCAGGCCTCTGGCTGGAGGTCAGGCCCAAGGCTAAGTGGGGGGGCTAACTTCTGTCTTCTGTGAGAAGTGCCCTGAGGCCCAGGCATAAGTTCCTATGTCAGTCCTGACCCCCAGAGGCTGGTGATGAGAGTTACTTTTGTACCTTGGAAGCACTCAACTCCTTTCTTGACAGTCAAGGCTGAAGTTCAAGGGGAACCCAGGAGAGAAAGGAACCAGAACATGAGCCCAGAGCCTTGCTGGGAGCCTGCCACTGAGTGTTCTAAGTGAAGGGAAATTAGGCCTGGCTTAGCTCAATGCGGCAGGACTGGGAGAGGGATGTGCTTGCACTGCCTGTGCTCCCTGAGAGCCTCTTCCCTCCTCCACGTGATAAAGCTTGTGGGGAGAACTGGGTGGAGCGTATGGAAGGAAGGGAGCAGCTGCCTGGGACcccacttccctttcctctccctggtACCTCCTTCCTCAGGCCCTGACACTCACCCCGAGCTGGAAGTCAGTCCATCTCAGGAGGTTCTGGGCAGCCGGATGAGCACCTCCTACCTCAACTCCTCACTGACCGTGACCCCATTCCTTTCCCTGTAAGCCGTAGTCCTTTGGTAGCTCCTCCTAGTGCCCCACTCCCCTCCCGAACGCTTCTTCAGAATATGGGCCCTGGGCCTGTGGGGAGGAGAGGATCTTGGTCCTCGGATGTGTCTTCTTCCCTGACGCCATCACCCTCCACGCTTACGGTCAGATGGGCCATCCCAGCTCTGGTGAGATTGTGGAGATTTGAAAAGGTGGCCTTGTCGACATTCCTCACCTTGGCCACCAGGTGTCAGACTTCATCTAAGCAGGAAGGAAGTTCCCCAACTGCCAGGTCTTGGAGGTAGGGCGAGTTGGAGAGGTGACCTGTTAGCCAGCCAGCCCCAGGGACCCTGAAGGTTAGGACTGGAAAAGGACCAAAGCTCTGGCTGGAAAGCTTCCCACAGTTACTCTCTCACTACTCCCCACCACCCCACTAACAAGGGCTTTGTCCCCTTCTGGGAAATTTGAGTGTCAGTCTGAGTCAGGGAGCTCAAAAATGGAAGGGACAAAGGCAGGGGGCAGTTAGGCCTCCAGAGAAGGCAAGAGGGCTAAGAGGGAACAGCGAGGTCTGAATCACCGGCCCTTGTGTTGTAGGCATGGGGGAACAGAGGGCCGCCCTCTGCCCTCTCCATTGAGGCTGCTGGGGCCGTGGTGAgcggtgcgtgtgtgtgtgtgtgtgtgtgtgtgtatgtgcatgtgcgcgTGCAAGGCAAGTGCCGGGCCAGTCCCCTTACATACCAACCTCCTCCTGGATAGTGGGTCAAGAAGCTGGCAAGGAAGGTCGGATAATTTGCCACTTCCTATATCCACTCCTatcctttttttcctcaagtgaCAATTTTCCATCTTGTGCTCATGCTCTCAAACACAGCTGCATGTCCAAGCACCAAAGATGACAATGGAGTTTTTAATCCACCATGCTCTGTAGAGATGACAGAAGAgggtcttcttccttccttcctcctttctttcctggggACATAGGACTTTTGGACATAATGCCCCACCTCAAGGATACTTCAGGACCATGGGCAGATGGATTTATATGCTGTCTTTGCATATCTGGGCTGGAAGGCTAAACTGAAGAGGTAAAATGTAAACAACCAAAGGAAACTCATCCAATCTCAGGAAAGCACTTTTGAATGAAAAACCAGTAACAAAAGCACAGGAAATAGTGATAACCTATAATTTACCAAGAGCTACCTGTCCTGTGGTGTTGGTATTTCCCTAAAAAGCCATGTGAGGGCTCAGGCACGGCTCAAGCAGCTAGAGCATCTGTCTAgccaaacatgaagccctgagtttagacTCCAGAACCCCCAAAAGAAGGGGAACACTCTTTGTATTCCTATACAACTAATAGATGCTTAACAAAAAGAGATGCCCAAACTAGAGGAGGGGCCCACACCCCATCACCATGCGTAGGAGCTATTTGGGGAAGAGTTCAGGAGTTCAAGCTCTAAAAGTGccctctctggggctgggaatatggcctagtgctcatcttatatacatgaagccctgggttcgattcctcagcgccacatatatagaaaaaagccggaagtgacactgtggctcaagtggcagagagctagccttgagcaaaaagaagccagggacagtgctcaggccctgagttcaagccccaagactggcaaaaaaaacaacaaacaaacaataaagtgCCCTCTCTGACCTTGTTCTCACCTGTGGTCCCCTACCGCCCATCCACAGAGCTTCCTGCATCCTTGGCAGAAGTGTAATTTGGTGCTCCCCACATGGGAGTGCCTCTCCCAgtcctttccctcctgtcttcctggaCCATATTACTTTGTGGCTCCCAGTGCTCAACAATACAGTTTCCAGTACTGTAGTCTCTTATTCCTTGATTCTCTGCTATTCCTATCTTGTAGTCCTCAGCCTTGGAATATGATCTGTCCCTACCTCTAACCATCTTTGGTTTGGTAAAAAAAATGTCATAATTGGCCAGATGCCAgttgcttatgcctgtaagcctatctacttag contains:
- the Pold4 gene encoding DNA polymerase delta subunit 4, translating into MGRKRLITDSYPVVKNREGPAGHKEELAPELGEEPQPPSEEEVALELLRQFDLAWQYGPCTGITRLQRWHRAEQLGLEPPPEVHQVLKAHPEDARFQCSLWYFYPL